A single genomic interval of Camelina sativa cultivar DH55 chromosome 11, Cs, whole genome shotgun sequence harbors:
- the LOC104723280 gene encoding type I inositol polyphosphate 5-phosphatase 2, translated as MKTRRGKRPEKFWPSIVMNKWLNIKPKVYDFSEDEIDTEPESEDDVCSVKDVPNVHCATDDEDSHINSRRGSEADHGSNISDSGGGVRGGYQRKHRRGKSETLRAQYINTKDIKVTVASWNVAGKRPSDELEIDDWLSTDNPSDIYIIGFQEVVPLNAGNVFGAEDRGPIPKWESIIRRTLNKSHKESVYDQPPNCTNNVLHRSHSAPSSPILAQQANSIIADVMVENLVADHSLDLATNEFIDAATALPSLEPERNSNMDWPELALDGNPQIVGSEGKLRRVFSSNAMLGFKLPENPTGVSRFASEARHLKRSRSFETLKLSWNDLILKEENDNNSSSSSEAEEAAKTMSDDSSDGDSSSDDDEEEGDKIRNSYGLPEDLVEECRKVKDSQKYVRIVSKQMVGIYVSVWIRRRLRRHVNNLKVSPVGVGLMGYMGNKGSVSISMTLYQSRMCFVCSHLTSGHKDGAEQRRNADVYEIIRRTRFASVLDTDQPRTIPCHDQVFWFGDLNYRLNMPDGEVRKLVAQKRWDELKNSDQLIRELRRGHVFDGWREGAIKFPPTYKYEFDSDRYAGENLREGEKKRAPAWCDRILWLGKGIRQECYKRSEIRMSDHRPVTSIFNVGVEVFDHRKLQRALHVNNAAASAVHPEPSF; from the exons ATGAAAACAAGACGTGGGAAACGTCCTGAG aagttttGGCCTTCGATTGTTATGAATAAGTGGTTGAACATAAAACCTAAAGTGTACGACTTCAGCGAAGACGAAATTGATACAGAGCCTGAGAGCGAAGACGATG TATGTTCGGTCAAAGACGTCCCTAATGTTCACTGTGCGACTGATGATGAAGATAGCCATATTAATAGTCGTCGAGGAAGCGAAGCTGATCACGGCAGTAATATTTCAG ATAGTGGTGGTGGTGTGAGGGGTGGTTACCAGAGGAAACACCGGCGAGGCAAATCGGAGACTTTGAGAGCTCAATACATTAACACAAAGGATATCAA AGTGACGGTGGCTTCGTGGAACGTCGCCGGAAAACGTCCTTCCGATGAACTCGAGATTGATGATTGGCTCTCTACTGACAACCCTTCAGATATTTACATCATCGG GTTTCAAGAAGTGGTTCCTTTAAACGCTGGGAACGTTTTTGGAGCAGAAGACAGAGGTCCAATTCCAAAATGGGAATCGATAATACGTAGAACGCTGAACAAATCCCATAAAGAATCAGTTTATGATCAACCACCAAACTGCACCAACAACGTTCTTCATAGATCTCACAGTGCGCCGTCGTCTCCTATCTTAGCACAACAAGCAAACTCCATTATCGCTGATGTCATGGTGGAGAATCTCGTTGCGGACCACTCGCTTGACTTGGCTACAAACGAGTTCATCGATGCTGCAACGGCTTTACCGAGTCTTGAACCAGAGCGGAATTCTAACATGGACTGGCCGGAACTAGCTTTAGATGGCAACCCTCAGATAGTAGGATCAGAAGGGAAGCTAAGGAGGGTGTTTAGCAGCAACGCGATGCTAGGGTTTAAGCTACCGGAGAATCCAACAGGAGTTAGTAGGTTTGCTTCGGAAGCAAGACACTTGAAACGGTCACGGAGCTTTGAAACGTTAAAGTTGAGTTGGAATGATCTAATTctaaaagaagagaatgatAATAATTCTTCCTCTTCGTCCGAAGCGGAAGAAGCTGCGAAAACCATGTCTGATGATTCATCAGACGGAGATTCGTCTTCCGATGATGACGAAGAGGAAGGCGACAAGATCAGAAATAGTTACGGATTGCCTGAAGATTTGGTGGAGGAGTGTCGGAAAGTGAAAGATAGTCAAAAGTACGTAAGGATAGTAAGTAAGCAGATGGTTGGGATCTATGTATCGGTTTGGATCCGACGGCGGTTAAGAAGACATGTTAACAACTTGAAAGTCTCACCGGTCGGAGTTGGCTTGATGGGTTACATGGGAAACaag GGGTCAGTGTCGATTAGCATGACATTATATCAATCACGAATGTGTTTTGTGTGTTCACACTTAACTTCTGGCCACAAAGACGGTGCTGAGCAACGCCGTAATGCTGACGTCTACGAAATCATACGTCGGACTCGTTTCGCCTCGGTTCTTGACACCGATCAACCAAGAACGATTCCATGTCACGA TCAAGTATTCTGGTTCGGAGATTTGAACTACCGACTTAATATGCCAGACGGTGAAGTAAGAAAGCTTGTGGCACAGAAACGATGGGATGAGCTCAAGAACAGTGATCag TTGATAAGAGAATTAAGGAGAGGGCATGTTTTTGATGGATGGAGAGAAGGAGCGATTAAATTCCCTCCGACCTACAAATACGAATTCGATTCGGATCGTTACGCCGGAGAAAActtgagagaaggagagaagaagagagctccTGCATG GTGTGATAGAATATTATGGCTAGGAAAAGGAATAAGACAAGAGTGTTACAAGAGATCGGAGATAAGGATGTCCGATCACCGGCCAGTGACTTCGATATTTAACGTCGGAGTTGAAGTTTTTGATCACCGGAAACTTCAAAGAGCTCTTCACGTTAATAACGCCGCTGCTTCTGCTGTTCATCCTGAACCTTCTTTTTGA